A genome region from Euphorbia lathyris chromosome 4, ddEupLath1.1, whole genome shotgun sequence includes the following:
- the LOC136226580 gene encoding single-stranded DNA-binding protein, mitochondrial, whose protein sequence is MGSVALKFANLLRSSSSTTPVVGLQRSLRSWYSTGSSTGGNINELDEQYDDFLGEKPELQLQGVDPRKGWGSRGVHKAIICGKVGKAPEQKILRNGRTVTIFTVGTGGMFDQRLVGSKDLPKPAQWHRIAVHNEHLGTYAVQQLAKDTPVYVEGDIEIRVYNDSISGEVKNIPEICVRRDGRIRHITSANRMNDISFDDLKEGLFS, encoded by the exons ATGGGTTCAGTGGCTCTAAAATTTGCTAACTTGTTAAGAAGCTCATCTTCTACTACTCCAG TGGTGGGTTTGCAACGAAGCTTGAGGTCGTGGTACTCAACTGGTTCATCTACTGGAGGGAATATTAACGAGCTAGATGAACAATATGATGACTTTCTTGGTGAGAAGCCTGAGCTGCAGCTTCAAGGTGTGGATCCCAGGAAAGGCTGGGGCTCTCGCGGTGTCCATAAG GCAATAATTTGTGGGAAAGTTGGGAAAGCTCCTGAGCAGAAGATTTTGAGGAATGGCCGAACTGTAACTATATTTACTGTTGGAACTGGAGGGATGTTTGACCAAAGACTTGTAGGATCAAAAGACTTGCCAAAACCTGCTCAGTGGCATCGAATTGCTGTACACAACGAGCATCTTGGTACTTATGCTGTTCAACAACTTGCCAAAGA TACTCCGGTATATGTTGAGGGTGACATTGAGATTAGAGTTTACAATGACAGTATAAGCGGTGAAGTTAAAAACATCCCGGAGATTTGTGTTCGTCGTGATG GAAGAATTCGCCATATAACCAGTGCAAATCGCATGAATGATATATCCTTCGACGATCTGA AAGAGGGGTTGTTTAGCTGA